Genomic window (Aquimarina sp. BL5):
AAAAACGATTTTACATCCATCCACGCTCGATGTGCTGACCCTGCTATGCTTCCTCCTTTTTCAATTTCTTGACCAACGGATGTGAGTTCTGTTTTAAGCTCATGACCAAAATCATAACGCTCTTGAGCTTTTTGATTAAAATAATTTTTTAATCCAGAGTGATTACTATTTTCAGCAGCTTTTTTAAATCCCTTTTCTGCATCATACGTCTTTTCTAATAAATCATTAAGTTTGTTTCCAACTTTTTCAGAATAAGTTGCCATAAATTTTAGTTTTAAGTGAACGATAATTGTTTAAAGATGCTTACCGATTAACATCTTATGTTTAGCGTTACCAGTTATTTTAAATACTGGTAATTGTATTATCCTATCTTCTGTTTCTTTTTTTCCGCATTCCTGCTGTGACAACTGTAATCACACCCGAAGCAAATCCACTAACAAATATTAATAGAAATTGAAGCATCATATTTATTTGATTTTACACGAAGATAAAATCGTTCTGTATTTTGTTTTTGCTCAGATAAACGAAAAATTGACTCATTTAGAATTTAACTTTTTTTAACTAGGTATAGATTTTTCAATGGGTTTGAGTTAATAATTTTTTTGATTGGATTAATGTGCCTGATGTTTATAATTGATCTTGTGAAAAAAATATGATACGTAAAGGCAGTGAAGTTTCTTGGAAATGGGGTCAGGGTAAAGCAATAGGAAAGGTAGTGGAAACGTATACTACTAAGGTAACCAAAACAATAAAAGGAACTGAAGTAACCAGAATTGGGGAGGAAGGAAATAAAGTGCTTTATATAAAACAAGATGATGGGGATTATGTCCTGAAAAGTGAAAACGAGGTTGATCGTATATAGCTAAATTGGTACAGCTAAAAATTAAGACATGATAAAAAAAGGAGAAAAAGTAAGGTGGACTCAAGATCAAACTACCCAATTCGGTATTGTCGAAGAAACGTATGTATACAAGATTACAAGAAAAATAAAGGAGAATTCATTGGTCCGTTTTAGTAGTGCTAATATGGCGCTATACATTAAAAGTTCCGATGGTTCACACGTGTTGAAAAATGATACGGAGGTTGTTTTATGTAGATAATTAGAATAGCTGAAGAAAGCAATTTTAGTAAACCAATAAAGAATTAATAACTAATAAATCATAAAACTATGTCTTTACTAACAATACTGTTAAACATTTTATTACCACCATTAGCTGTCTTTTTAAAACACGGACTCGGAACTACGTTCTTAATTAGCCTGGTATTAACTTTAATCGGATGGTTGCCAGGTGTTATTCACGCCTTTATAGTTAATAAATAAAGTCAGTGGTATGAATATCAGAGGCGAATTACAAAAGGATTAAACGTTCTTTTTACGATGGGAATAAGATATTTCAGAGGAGCAATAGAGGTTCTGGTTGTATTGCTTTTTTGATTTTTGAATTACCGGAGTATGCTAAAAAAACAAATACGCTCATAAATTTACTGAAACAATTTCTTTTGATGAAGTTGTATGATATGAAAAAGAGGTAGTGTCCTGCTAACAGCGTAAGTAAAAAAATCTGCATCTCATTGTACTTATAATTTTTCTTCACCATCCGGTGTTGGTTTTCCATATTCTGATTTATAGATTTGAACCACTATTAAAAACAGACTAATTAATAGCGGACCAAAAATGAGTCCTATAAAGCCAAATAAGGGAACACCTACAATAACTCCAATAAGAGTTATTATTGGGTGTACATTATCTAATTTTTGTAAAATATATAGTCTGACTATGTTATCAGAAAACCCAACAACTACTAATCCATATATTAAAATCCCCCAAGCCTGAAAAACGTTTCCGGTTGAGTGAGTAATTATAAAAACGGGTAATATACCTATGATCGTACCTACAAAAGGGATCATAGATCCAACGATTACGATAACGAACCAAAACAAAGGATCTTCTATACCAAATATCAGGAATCCAATAAGCGCAACGACTCCTTGTGTAATGGCAACCAATGGAATACCAACGGCATTAGATCGAACCATTTTCTGACTCTCGTCGCCTATGATTTTTAAATTATCATTATTGATTGGTATATATTCAAAAAGTGATTCCCTTAGTTTTCTTCTGTTCGTAAACATATAATAGAGTAGAAAATACATAATACCAATAGAAATAAACACATTAAAAGTGCCTCCAGCAAAGTTTTGCAAGTTTTCTGTAGTCCAATTAGAAATGGCTTCTGCGTCTAATTGTTCGCTTAGATCGTAGCCAATTTCATTCTCCCAAGTGTCCAACCTTCCCTTAAGTGCCACAATGACTTTTTCAAAATTATCTGCAACGTGTCCAATTTTGTTGCTCAACATAAGAATTAAACCCACTACAGGTACTAATATTCCTAAGAAGGAGCCGATTAATAGTGTTACTGCTGCAAGGTCTGGATGCCAGCCTTTGCGAATCAAAAACACCATCCACTTTCGTAAAATGACATAAATGGTGATCGCTCCCAAAATACCGGATAGATACGGGAGGATTTCTCTAAAGATAAGTCCGCCAATTAAAAATATAAGAAGTAATACAAAAACTTGCCGTATAATGTTTGGGCTAATATTTTTCATTTATGATTTGTAATTTATTCTCTAAAGATATCCTATTTTTCCTCTTCTTCTTCTTTTATTAAATCAAAACCCTTAGGGAAATCTAATGTTCGTATAGGGAATGGGATGTTGATGTTATTTTTATCATATGCTTCTTTCATTAACATCATGGTTTCACTTTTAGCTTTAGCAACTTCCAAAGCAGAGGTAGAATTAATCCAAAAACGGAGTTCGTAGTTAATTGAACTATCCCCAAATTCTCTCCATAAGAATAAAACGTCGTCTTTTTTCTGTACTGCTTCAAAATTAGAAACAATAGTTTCTTTTGTAAGCTTTTCGACAAATCGTAGATCTGATTCGTATCCAACACCACATTCAAGAATTACACGCGATTGTGCGGTCGTTGAATAATTTTTGATTGGATTTTCAACTACCAACCTATTAGGGATGTATACCAAATTATTATCCACTTGCTTTATAGTAACAGCACGGAGATCTATATCTATAACTTCTCCTTCAAAATCATTGGTCTCTATCCAATCACCAAATTTGATATGCTTGATATAAGATAGGATTATACCAGAGTAAGTGTTCGCTAACGCTCCTTGTAATGCCAAACCAACGGCAAGACCAGCTACCCCCGCACCTGCAAGAATAGTGTTGAGTGCTTTGTTCAGATTAAGAATGCCTAAAATCAGAAATAATCCTATAATGACAACAGCAATAGATATAAATTTTGCAATCAGATTTTTCATCGATGGTTGAAGTCTACTTTTATCTAATATCTTTCGCGCTAGTTTGCTAATGTATTTTGAAGCGATAAGTGCCATTACGAAAACAAGAACAGCTATCAAGATATTAGGTAAGTTCACTACAATCGAATTTAACCAAGATTCTAGTTTCTCATACATTTTATTCCAAGCATCGATCAGTTTATCATTCATGTTTTTTGTTTTTTAGTGTTTAACATTTTTTAAAAATGTAGGTGTATAGTCCGTCAATAAATTTAAAATGGCGTGTTCTGTATTGGTAAAATAATCTGCTGATTGATTAGAAGTATCAATTTTGTTAAATACCTTTTTTATAGAACCATTTTTATATGATGATTCTACAAAGGGATGTACATAGTATTTACGACATACATTTCTCGTATTTCCTAAACTAGTTGCAGCCATATCGTATGCTTTTAGAATATTCTTTTGAGTTTCTTTTTCTTTCTTACTAACTCCCAAATCCATTAAAGTTTCAAAAAAAATTGTAGTAGCACCCCAGGTTCTGAAATCTTTTGCCGTAAAAAGTTCACCTCCAATTTCATGAAGATATTCATTAATCATGTTGCTTTCAATACTGTGTTTTTCTCCTTGCATATCATAATATTGGAATAGCTCCCAACCTGGTATTTCTTCACAGCGATTGACTAGGCGTATGAGTTTTTTGTTTCGAAGCGTTACAGAATGTTTTTTCCCTTTTTTACCTACAAACTCAAATTTAAGTTTGTTCTTTTCTATATTTACATGTCGAGTTCTCATTGTAGATAAACCATAGGTTTTATTGCGTTTAGCATACTGCTCATTGCCGATACGAATATGAGTTTCTTCCATTAGCCTTATGATGAGTGCTAGTACTTTAGTTTTGGACCATTTTTTTTGTTCTAAATCTTGATCTACCTGTTTTCTTATTTTAGGAAGTTGTCTACCAAAAACAGCCATTTTGTAAAATTTTGTTTGGTTGCGTATAGTATTCCAGAGTGGATGATATCTATATTGTTTTCGGTTTTTTAGATCTCTACCAATGGCTTGTAGATGTCCATTGTCTATAGAAGAAATTCTGACGTGATTCCAGGCAGGAGGAATTACTATTTTTTTTATTCTTTCCAACTCTTTTTTAGTTGACAGTGGTATACCATTCTGAAGATATCGAAAACCTTTCTTGTGTTTTACTCTAGTTATTATTAGTGCATCGTCTTTTACATATACTAGATTTAGTTGATCAATTACTAATTCGGGTTCTTTGATGATCTGAGTTAAAAATGTTGCATCTGTAAAATCTGTATTCATTACGTTACGTTCATAAAATAAAAATGACCTCTTTAAATATATCTAAAGAGGCCATTTCATCAACTAACTATATCTATCTGGAATTAGATATACTATTTAGTGAAAATCACTTTAGATTCTTTTAAGTCTGCTTTAAAAGCACTAATGTCTTTCACATATTTGTACTGATCATTAAACACTCTATCCGGCTTTTCTCCCATAATGATATGTTTTACATTAAGGTCAGGAGCATTAAGAATTACACGATCAGAAACTCTTAATTTTTTGTCACCCAGATCTTGATCTAGTTCTTTCAATTTGGAAATCACATACAATTTGTCATTAGAAGCAATAATCTCTTTGATATCAATAGAATGTTCTTTATCAGTCACTTCTGCTTCAACAGTCAATGTCAATTCTTCTTTCTCTCCACTGTTTGGCATGTCTACATCAACATAAGGTACTTCAACCTCTACTTCTTCCATAACCACAACAACTTTAGGGATTTTAACCATCTTAGTTTTGGTTCCTACATTTACATCAGCCCAATCGACATCAAATGTTGGAAGCTGCCCCGCTTCTGTATCAATATCTACATCTACCTCAGGTAATTTTGCTTCTTTTTTTTGTTGCACATCACAACTGGTTACTAAAAGAATGATCATAAATATTCCTGTAATTTTTTTCATAGTTAAAAGGTTTTTTAGTTTAAAAATTAAGGGCTACTTATTTTAACACATCACATTTGCCCTAATGATATTTTACGTTTTTAATTTTTTGTAGCCCTTATTTCTGTTTGTTTACAAGACAAAGGTAGATTTCGAAGATTGATAAACTGTGCGCATATACAATTTTCCTTGACTGTTTTGATAGTCAAGTAAGATTGGGCAAGGAATATTCTCTATTAGGTATTGAGTTAATAAATCTAGTGATTGCACACCAATATCGAAGATTAATTCCTCAACTTGTGACTCAGCATAATTCTTAAAACTAAAATGGCATGAGTACTACGAAACAACCTGATTTTTCTAATCTAAAAGCATTATACATTAATTGTACTTTAAAAAGCTCCAACCAAAAAAGTCACACTGAAGGACTTATGAATGTATCTATGGGTATTATGAAATCCGAAAATGTAAGAGTAGAGTATCTTCGATTAGTAGATTATGATGTTGCTTATGGATTAATGCCGGATATGAAGGAGGAAGGAAAAGAAAAAGATGATTGGCCGGAAATCTATGAAAAAATAATGGATGCTGATATTCTAATTGTAGGAACACCTATATGGTTAGGAGAAAAATCATCTGTCGCCACTAAACTAATTGAAAGATTGTACGGAATGAGCGGTAAAACTAATAAAAAAGGGCAGTATATTTATTATGGAAAGGTAGGTGGGTGTGTCATCACTGGTAATGAAGATGGGATAAAACATTGCGCAATGGGTGTCTTATACGCCTTACAGCATTTAGGATATAGCATACCTCCGCAGGCAGATTGTGGATGGATTGGTGAAGCAGGTCCCGGACCAAGTTACTTGGATGAAGAGTCTGGTGCAAAGAACAATGCTTTTACTAACAGAAACACTACCTTTATGACGTATAATTTACTTCATTTAGCTGCGATGTTAAAGAATAATGATGGTTATAGCGGATATGGTAATTCTAGAGAAGATTGGGATGATGGAACACGTTGGAGTTTTGAAAACCCTGAATATCGATAATCTATTATCTTAAGAAAAATAGACAGACTGTTATGAAATCCACATTGAAGTTTTTGAAAAGAGTAAAAAGCGCCGTTTTTCATAGCATTGCATTTTATCCTGTTTTAATTAGTGCAGGATTCTTTTTTTTAGCAATCATTTTATTATTTGTGGAAAATCTAGAGGTTACTAATGCGCTGAAAAAAGAAGTGCCTTATCTTTTGGTACAGGATAACGAAACTGCTAGAACAATTCTCTCTACATTGTTTGGAGGGATATTGTCGTTGACTGTTTTTAGTTTTACTATGGTAATGGTAGTATTAAATCAAGCTTCTTCTAACTTTTCTCCAAGACTTTTGCCGGGATTGATCTCTAACAAAAAGCATCAAATTATATTAGGATTTTATATAGGAACGATATTGTTTTCGATATTGGTTTTAATGTCTTTAGGCGCTTATGGTTCATCCACAAACGCTGTAGGATTCTCTGTAATGGTATCAGCAGTGCTGGGAGCATTTTGTATTGGGTTGTTTGTGTATTTTATTCATAGTATATCTCAAGCGATACAAATACATAATATTATAGACAAGATTTATGTGTCCAGTACTAAATTGCTTGAAAAGGAAAAACAAGAACAAAAAGAGAACAGTTCTGAAGATCAAAATACCTCATGTCAATATTGGAAAACGATACTTAGTAAAAAAACTGGTTATTATCGATCATTTGATATTACACTATTACAGGATTCTTTGAAAAGTAAAGAAAACACGATAGAAATTATCCCTTATGCAGATCAACATATCTGGAAAGGAGACCCTGTTCTTGGAATTAAAGAACCTATTTCTGAAGAAGAATTAACTTCTTTACATATCTGTCTTTATATTCTGTCTAATCGACATGAAGATGATAGTGGTGTTGGAGGAATGATAAAATTAACAGAGGTAGCCGTAAAAGCCTTGTCTCCAGGTATTAATGATCCAGGAACTGCAATCAATGCTATTTCTAAATTAGGTCAGTTAGTGCAACAGGCGCTAAAAATTGAACCAAAAACTATTTTATGTATAGCGGATTGTGAAATAACGGTTATACATAATAAGATAAGTGCTTCAGAATTAATGCGTATTGTGATTGAACCGATTCGTGTATATGCAAAAACAGATAGCACGGTTTCTTATGAACTATTGAGCGCATTGATTTTTATTAGAAAAAGTAAAGAGATGCATCCTGAATATGCAAAAGCTGTACAAAATGAAATTATAGCATTAGGTAATGATTTAAAAAAACACATAAGTAATAATCAAGATCTAAAACGTATCTTAGAGTTATTAGAGACTTAACTTTTTTCTTCAAAATATATGAAAGCAACACCAACCTTACTATGTATACCGGATATCAGTGGTTTTACTGAATTTATGAGTTCCACAAATATAGAATTAAGTTCTAAAGTCATACCATCACTACTTAATAAAGTAATCTATGCAAATAAATTAGACCTTAAAGTTTCAGAAATTGAAGGTGATGCTATTTTGTTTTATAGAACCGGACCATTACCAACATTCGCAGAATTGGTGTATCAGTGCAGATTATTTTACACAGAATTTTATGAACAGTTAAAAATACTCCATAAAAAATATAAAGATACAGAAGAAGGAAGAAATATTCCGGAGATGCTTGGTCTTAAAATTGTGTTACATTATGGTCAGGAAATTAGTGCGGTTCCAATTGGTAAAAACATAAAACTTATGGGAGAAGATGTTATTATCGCCCATAGATTACTAAAAAACAAAATACCAATAGATGAATATATTTTACTTTCTGAAGATTTGTTATCGGAATATAAAGATAAGACTATCGAACGAAATTTTGGATGGGGAGAACTTCACGATCGAGAAACTGAATATAAGCATATAGGAGAAATTAACTATAGCTATATTAATCTTGAACCTTTGGTTGATTAAGGTTCGTTTTACTTGAATTTTATATAGTTTCGTCAAATCCGAAAAGGGTGCTTTTTTTCAAGTAACACTAAATTTCTAAAACCATATTCTTATAATTTCCATCTTATGTTTGCTCTCTTTACGATAGAGTTAAGATAAATAGTATATGAGCAAAAGATGCCATTCTACTCAAGGTATCTTTGTAATGAACAAAAAAAGAATAATACAATTCTATTGTTCGACTTTACTATATTATTAATCTTAAAAAATTGCTATGAATTATTTGAACATGGATGAGAAAAAGCTTTTACCAGTAGTATTAGAATTAAATATACTTTTAGCCGATTACAATTTATACTACCAAAAATTAAGAGGGTTCCACTGGAATATTTTGGGAAAAAATTTCTTTGATCTCCACATAAAATTTGAAGAATTATATAATGATGCTAAAATAAAAATTGATGAAATCGCAGAGCGTATTTTAACATTACAGCATCATCCAGTAAGTCAGTTTGCAGAGTATATCAAATTATCAGATTTAAAAGAAGTGACACCTTTGATGAAAGATATAGAAATGGTTACAGAATTACTTGGAGATCATAAAAAATTACTAACTCAAATGAGGGTGATACTGGAACATGCTGGAGAGGCAGGAGACGAAGGTACAATAGATATGGTAGGAGCTTATATTAGAGAGTTAGAAAAGTCAAGCTGGATGTTAAATGCTTGGTCTAAAAATACCTCAGACCATTTGGATACTAGTATGATTAGAAAAGCATAACCAAATAACCAAATTAATAAATAATAACCTTTTAAAATTATATAAAATGAAAATGATAAAATTAATAACAACATTGTTAATCACATTTACACTTACAGGTGCTATTGCACAAAGTAATAAACAGGTTGTAAAAACTAGAACTACTAAAACATACGAGTTCAAGAAAGACGGTAAAACAGTGCCTTACAGAATCACTGTGTACAAAACAGGAAAGTCAAAAGTAATGTTGGATGAATCTGATAAAGGAAAGTTGAATCAAGATATAAAAGCCACTCCGCAACAAGTTACAAAATTGATTTATGTAGATAATGATCTATATAGT
Coding sequences:
- a CDS encoding DUF2652 domain-containing protein: MKATPTLLCIPDISGFTEFMSSTNIELSSKVIPSLLNKVIYANKLDLKVSEIEGDAILFYRTGPLPTFAELVYQCRLFYTEFYEQLKILHKKYKDTEEGRNIPEMLGLKIVLHYGQEISAVPIGKNIKLMGEDVIIAHRLLKNKIPIDEYILLSEDLLSEYKDKTIERNFGWGELHDRETEYKHIGEINYSYINLEPLVD
- a CDS encoding HVA1 family protein; this encodes MIKKGEKVRWTQDQTTQFGIVEETYVYKITRKIKENSLVRFSSANMALYIKSSDGSHVLKNDTEVVLCR
- a CDS encoding Dps family protein; translation: MNYLNMDEKKLLPVVLELNILLADYNLYYQKLRGFHWNILGKNFFDLHIKFEELYNDAKIKIDEIAERILTLQHHPVSQFAEYIKLSDLKEVTPLMKDIEMVTELLGDHKKLLTQMRVILEHAGEAGDEGTIDMVGAYIRELEKSSWMLNAWSKNTSDHLDTSMIRKA
- a CDS encoding AI-2E family transporter, with translation MKNISPNIIRQVFVLLLIFLIGGLIFREILPYLSGILGAITIYVILRKWMVFLIRKGWHPDLAAVTLLIGSFLGILVPVVGLILMLSNKIGHVADNFEKVIVALKGRLDTWENEIGYDLSEQLDAEAISNWTTENLQNFAGGTFNVFISIGIMYFLLYYMFTNRRKLRESLFEYIPINNDNLKIIGDESQKMVRSNAVGIPLVAITQGVVALIGFLIFGIEDPLFWFVIVIVGSMIPFVGTIIGILPVFIITHSTGNVFQAWGILIYGLVVVGFSDNIVRLYILQKLDNVHPIITLIGVIVGVPLFGFIGLIFGPLLISLFLIVVQIYKSEYGKPTPDGEEKL
- a CDS encoding PA2169 family four-helix-bundle protein, whose translation is MATYSEKVGNKLNDLLEKTYDAEKGFKKAAENSNHSGLKNYFNQKAQERYDFGHELKTELTSVGQEIEKGGSIAGSAHRAWMDVKSFLSSDNEESMLEEAIRGEKSALEEYNDVLSETTLPPTTQTVLTQQKNKILQGLSSIKRLEDLH
- a CDS encoding YqaE/Pmp3 family membrane protein yields the protein MSLLTILLNILLPPLAVFLKHGLGTTFLISLVLTLIGWLPGVIHAFIVNK
- a CDS encoding DNA topoisomerase IB, translating into MNTDFTDATFLTQIIKEPELVIDQLNLVYVKDDALIITRVKHKKGFRYLQNGIPLSTKKELERIKKIVIPPAWNHVRISSIDNGHLQAIGRDLKNRKQYRYHPLWNTIRNQTKFYKMAVFGRQLPKIRKQVDQDLEQKKWSKTKVLALIIRLMEETHIRIGNEQYAKRNKTYGLSTMRTRHVNIEKNKLKFEFVGKKGKKHSVTLRNKKLIRLVNRCEEIPGWELFQYYDMQGEKHSIESNMINEYLHEIGGELFTAKDFRTWGATTIFFETLMDLGVSKKEKETQKNILKAYDMAATSLGNTRNVCRKYYVHPFVESSYKNGSIKKVFNKIDTSNQSADYFTNTEHAILNLLTDYTPTFLKNVKH
- a CDS encoding DUF2254 domain-containing protein is translated as MKSTLKFLKRVKSAVFHSIAFYPVLISAGFFFLAIILLFVENLEVTNALKKEVPYLLVQDNETARTILSTLFGGILSLTVFSFTMVMVVLNQASSNFSPRLLPGLISNKKHQIILGFYIGTILFSILVLMSLGAYGSSTNAVGFSVMVSAVLGAFCIGLFVYFIHSISQAIQIHNIIDKIYVSSTKLLEKEKQEQKENSSEDQNTSCQYWKTILSKKTGYYRSFDITLLQDSLKSKENTIEIIPYADQHIWKGDPVLGIKEPISEEELTSLHICLYILSNRHEDDSGVGGMIKLTEVAVKALSPGINDPGTAINAISKLGQLVQQALKIEPKTILCIADCEITVIHNKISASELMRIVIEPIRVYAKTDSTVSYELLSALIFIRKSKEMHPEYAKAVQNEIIALGNDLKKHISNNQDLKRILELLET
- a CDS encoding DUF2945 domain-containing protein, translated to MIRKGSEVSWKWGQGKAIGKVVETYTTKVTKTIKGTEVTRIGEEGNKVLYIKQDDGDYVLKSENEVDRI
- a CDS encoding mechanosensitive ion channel family protein, with product MNDKLIDAWNKMYEKLESWLNSIVVNLPNILIAVLVFVMALIASKYISKLARKILDKSRLQPSMKNLIAKFISIAVVIIGLFLILGILNLNKALNTILAGAGVAGLAVGLALQGALANTYSGIILSYIKHIKFGDWIETNDFEGEVIDIDLRAVTIKQVDNNLVYIPNRLVVENPIKNYSTTAQSRVILECGVGYESDLRFVEKLTKETIVSNFEAVQKKDDVLFLWREFGDSSINYELRFWINSTSALEVAKAKSETMMLMKEAYDKNNINIPFPIRTLDFPKGFDLIKEEEEEK
- a CDS encoding flavodoxin family protein → MSTTKQPDFSNLKALYINCTLKSSNQKSHTEGLMNVSMGIMKSENVRVEYLRLVDYDVAYGLMPDMKEEGKEKDDWPEIYEKIMDADILIVGTPIWLGEKSSVATKLIERLYGMSGKTNKKGQYIYYGKVGGCVITGNEDGIKHCAMGVLYALQHLGYSIPPQADCGWIGEAGPGPSYLDEESGAKNNAFTNRNTTFMTYNLLHLAAMLKNNDGYSGYGNSREDWDDGTRWSFENPEYR